Genomic DNA from Pirellulales bacterium:
ACTCCATTTTCGTCGGGATCCGGTGAAATGCAAACATTCACATAGCCCATATTGTCGCTCGTGCCGCTGGCGGTCTTTACCGCAGGCCCAAGGAATTCCTCCGGAACGAGAGTCATAGTCGCATTTTGTAGCGGTCTTCCATCAAGGCGAAGCCGTACGTTCATCGAAGACAACGCCAAGCGAGATGCGCGCCATTGGTCAATCCGACTCGAAATTTCTTCAGCGGTGATCTTCCCGTCCTTGTTGGTGTCAATCCGCGAAAGCGCAATTTTTAGACCAGGCGACGAAGCAAGTTCGTCGGCCGAAATCGCTCCATCTTTATTCCCATCATATTTCTGAATGGCCGCAGCGCCGGCATCGGAACTGACCGTCGGCTGCGACAGCCGAGATGCACTCTGCGAGCACCCAAACAGGAACAAAGTAAAGACGATCAAAATAGTAGCGTGATGCAGCTTCATGCGTAAGACTACCGTAAAAGCAACAGAAGAAATGGAGTTAGAATGAGGTTGTGTCGATGGCCGCTCCATCCGCTCGCATGCCTAAACTCCAGTTGGTCTCCTTCTTGATTGTGTAACCGATGGTCTGCACGCTACCGTCGCAAAACGCCATCTGTACGCCACCCGAATGAGCGCTTCCAAAGTTGTTCCAGTCATTGATGCCAGGCCGATCTTGAATTGGCACCTTCACGCTAAATCGCACGATATCCCAATCGTATCCCATCATGCAAGTCTCATTGTCACCCCAGTCGGAGCGAGCTTCCTCATAGTCGTCGACATTGACATACTTCTCGCCAATCATGTACGTTTTCGATGTGCCGTCTAAAATCTCCGCCAAACGTAATGCTTTGGCCATGCAATTCGTGCCATCGCAGGTCGACGTATTAACAACAGGCCATTTATGACCTGCATTCAATTTTTGTACGGCTTCCGCGGCGTCATTTGTACCTACACTACTCCAATTCTGCCATTGATCGGAGGGAAGCACATACTTTCCTCCGTTTGACGCATAGTCCGTATTTGGGAAAACCTTAGACGCCGGCTGAGCATTAATGAATCCAGCACCAACGGACTTACCTTTCGGTGGGCGTCGCGATGGGCAATAGAAGACGCTGACCGGCATTTCAATCATGGTGCCAAGCGCCCTACGTCGCCTGATGCCCGACAACCCTTTGCCTATTTCTCGAATCGGGCCTTCTTCAATAAATGGCAGCACATTGTAGGTCCAGCCGCCCGGCTGTTCGCGGCCGTATCCCATATCTGGGTCACCCGCCCACCAACTGCACCAGCCACCCGCGGGCAACGTCTTGTGAGTGCTGTTGTGGGTAAGAAACCCAAGGCTAAGCTGTTTCAGATTGTTCTTGCACTGCGTTCGTCTGGCCGCTTCTCGCGCCGCTTGCACCGCCGGGAGCAACAGCGCGATCAAAATGCCGATGATCGCAATCACGACGAGTAGCTCCACGAGTGTAAACCCCGCGGAACCATCTCGATTCCTTGTTCCCAGCAGCCGACGATTCATTTCCTATCCTCCTCGTACGATAAACGGCAATCCAAAAATTAGTAAAACGCCTCTTCCCTGTTCCGAAAATGGCCGCGGCTCAAGCCCTTGCGGGCCGAGCCGCAGCCCACGCTTTCGCGATTTCACTCTTCTGTTTTTCAGCATCGAGCCTTAGGCCGATGCAAAATTTCTCCGTGCAAAAAACAAACCAATTGCACTCAAGACAGCGAGTGCAATAGCATTCGGCTCCGGCACGGCGTTTCCAGGTGGCGCGGCATTATTCACAAAGTTGATCATAAAGCCAGCCAAGCTAGTCACCCCATAGCCCGAATCCCCCCAGGCACCGCCGAAGTCGTACGGTCCGTCGAGTGTGATGTTCAGCGTATCGCCCGTAAAAATGGTGCTGCTTTCGCCAGTGGCGCCAGAGCCATAAAACGGACCTTGAACTTGAACAAACGACTGATCTGGAGGCAGTACCGGGTCAGATCCCCATCGTGGATGATAGGGTAAAACATCGAAATTCACGGTCTCCGAATTTGAAGCATTATCTGCCACCAGCGCCGGCGAAAAATTCTCGACGTAGAATCCCGGATTGGGGTTCGTGTTGCTGGCCGGCGGAAATACAGCATTCTTCGGATAGCCGTTATCGGAGGCTAACAGCGTGACGGTATACGTGAGCGGCACGCCATTGTTCGTTGCAATTGCACCCAGCCCACTGATCGACACCTGGATCTTCTGACCCAGCCCTGTCGCGGACTCGTACGTGCTAGACAATGAACCGGCCAGCGCTGCCTCATCTCCATTCGTCGGCAGCCCTGGAGTGACACCCGACTCTGGAGTCACCGTATTTTCTTGGTAATGCGACCAAGCCCAGCCCGGAGTTGAATTGCTGTACCAGATATTGGCCGAATTCCAATAAATGCTGGCCGTGGCACCACTCATGGATGGGGACGAAAACTGATATCCGAGAGTATCTCCCGTCACAGAGCTAGACTTTGGGTTATCTGCGTCGTACCAATCGGCCCCCGCGATGCCGTAGGCCGAACCAAAATCAGCATCGATGCTGTAGGGACCACAGCCGTCCCATCCGGATGTCCAATGAACACCAAACGATTGTGCATTGGCCTGCTCGGCAGTACCCATGCCCATGGCGACCATGGCCAGCACGGCCGCTGCCGGAGCAATGGATTTCCGCAAGTTTACGCGAATTCGCCGCAGCGACCAAATTCCCGCAGCGACGACCGAACTGCACAGGGCTAGAAAAACCGAGGACGGTTCGGGCACGCTTTGTGCTTGACCCGGAGAAGGAGGATACGGGAAATGCGTTTGCCAGATCACAAAGTCGGCACCATCCACGGTACCATTGCCGTCCGCATCGCCGTCTTCGAGCGTTGCATCGCTGCCCGTGGGGAAATGCGTCTGCCAAGCAACGAAGTCGGCCCCATCGACGTTGCCGTCGCTGTTGAAGTCGCCAGGAATACTAGGAGTAACAAAATTAATAACAACGCCTGCAAGAGATGAGCGCGACATCGGATCCCAACTTGGAAAGTTTGGGCCTGCGATGGAGATGCTCAGCGTGTCGCCGGTGAAAGTTTCCGTGCTGTCGGCGGCGCCGCCAAAACTTTTACCATGGCCGCCACCCGAGTTCCAGAAATCAGGCTGGTCGAACGTCCCACTATTATCTAAGTCGAGAAGGCCGAAATTGAGCGTTTCGGAATTGCCGTCATTATCCGACACATCCGCCGGCTGGAAACCTAGAATTCTCTCAGGTTCGAACCACCCCCAGTCGCTCGACGCGATCAGCTTCACCTGATACGCCAGAGGCACTCCCGCGTGTGTGGCAATGTCGTCGAGCCCTGAAACTTGCACGTCAATCGTCCATCCTTCGCCGGCACCATTGAGATTACTAAACAACCAACCGGTCAAAACGGCCTCTTCCCCGCTATGCGGCTGATTTGGCGGCGAGGCGCCACTGTCGTTCGCGTGCGCCCAACCGGGTGAAAAGACAACGCGAGCCAAGTTTTCGACGGACCCTGACCATGCCAAATTGGCCGTGCCCCCCTGCATCGAAGGCGAGCTAAAACTCACCGACCCGTTGCTCGCATTTGCGTCAAACGTGGAAGCCGCAGATTGCGATTCGTACCAATCATCAGCATCCACACCAAACGCCGAGCCAAAACCGGAAACGCTAAACGCGCCGAGCCCATAATCAGCAGCGTACCCTTGCCAGTTAATTCCAAACGATTGGGCATGAACCGCGCTAGACAATAGAGGCACGGTACAAATACCGGCCAACAACATCACCGAAAACCGCCGATACCACGATTTACAATTCATAGTAAGTCTCCTAAATGAAGATCCCCTGAAATAAACCAGCCATTCTCAGTTCGCCCTTTTCTCCTTCTCCCGACAACATCATGAACTCACCGCACAAACTTCACGATGCCTAAAACTGCCTCGCCTCAATACCGTTCAGTTGCCTTTGGCACTCAACAAAAGCGCAACGCAACGGCCCCAGTCAAATCATGGTGCTTAAATTACCTCCCCTGAGTCGATCCAGAATCCGCCAGCACGCATACCGACTCACCGGGTATGAACGAGGGCTTTAGCACGACTTGAATGGGGATGTGCTTGTCCCCCTGCTTGTCCGAAATTTGAGTTGCCAATTGCCGCACCGACACGGTGCCCATGGTGCGAGCCTGTATGTCGAACGTGGCCAAATGTGGATAGGGAACCGACAACAATCCAGGTGTGTTATTGGCGGCGATCACGCTGATATCGTGGCCGACGCGTAGCCCACGAATCCCCAGCGCGCAGTACACAAGTGCCGCAACGCTATCGGACGCGGCGAAGATTGCCGTCCGACGCGGCTGGCTAGCCAAAATCTGATCGACCAGCAATTGCACCGGCTCGAAGGCCACCAGCGGCGTTTCTATCGGAAGATGCCAACCGGCCGCAGGCGAGCGGCAAAAACATTTGACGTCGACGCCAAGGCGCCTTGCCGCGGAGAGGAAGCCGTCTTCACGCCGAGCGAACATCAAGTTGTCGGGGACGGGGTTCAAAAAAGCCAAATTTCGATGGCCGCTGGCCACAAGCCGTTCCGCAGCGCCGTAACCCACTTCAAAATCGGCCGCAACCACTGAATCTCCCCAAGCCTTCGGCGGATCACAAACGACCCACACGGTTGGCAGTTGGCGGAGTTGCTTGAGCGCAGGAGTGTCTGATGCAGCGGCAAATTGTGGAAATTTTGGACCGGTGAGGATGAGACCATCCATTCGATCGGTGCGAAAGCCTACCGGCAATTGCGACAGATCTGGCATGTGGAAGACGTGCGATTTCGCGCCAGCCTCGACCAGCGCGTCTTGAGCGCCGCGGAATGCCTCGGTTGTCACCGGCATTGAAACAAGCGACTGATCCAGTCCGAGAGAAAGCAGGCCGATCGTCCGTCCCGCCAAAACACCCTTCGCCGGATTGGCCCGTCGCTGCGATCGGACGCGACGATAACGCATGTCGTCGGCAATTTGCCGAACTCGCTCGATAGTTTCCGAACTAATAGCCGGATGCCCATCGAGTGCGCGGGAAACGGTGCTAACCGATGTTTCCGCCTTCTTTGCGACGTCGGTGAGAGTGATCTGCATGAAAACAGCATATATAGGAACTGCAAGGAACGCAACAATTGTTGCAAAAATAACTTATGCAAAATTGCGTTGCCTTAACGCAACGAATCAAAATTTTGCGTCATTTCAAAAGCTCTCGGCTAAGCATAGTCTATCTGTAAGTATTTTTCTATAAACGAGTTATGGCTTATGCAATCGATAGATCGACATTGCAAGCAGCGATAGCAACGCTTACTTCAGTTGCTGACTCGACCACCCTAGAAAAAAGCACACGCGTGACCCCAGTCGAAAATGCAGTGATGCTTTGGCACATTCCCAGGTGCATTGGATACCCTGCCAATGGCTTAGATGGCTCGAACGGGCGAACCAGAGGTGATTCTGCAGCACCTGACAGGACAAGCGGAAACGCGCTGTACCGTTAGGGGGGTTGCGTGGATTGGATGAATCCGCTGGAACGACGCGTGCAAAAAAGGGGACAGTGAAAATCAGGTTCGGCGAGAAATGCGCGACGGCGGAATTTGTGGACTTCCGCGAAATCCTTCGCTTTGACGCGCCGTTTGCGATCTGGATGGCGACCGATTTCGTGGGACGTCCATTCGGCATTGAGCCGAGCCCTGGTGGACTATCGCCGTATGCAAGTCGCCGAACGTGAAATCACCGGGCTGAAGAATTTTGACAAGCTTGCGCCGCTGCTGGAGCGGCTGCGCTGCGCGGTCAGCAACAAACGAGAGAACTTGCCAAGGTGTAGAAGAAGTTGTGCTTGAGTAGTTCCAAACGATGCGCCGACCGCCGGCCGATGAGGTTCTCTCGCCGCTGGAGCAATCAATATTTCCTGATGGCTTCCTCGCTCGGTCGGCTCCATTGCAGCAACACTTTTTTGGAACCCGCGGCGTCGGTCCTCTCGTCGAGAACGGCAAGCCGTTCGGGCGTTTGACGGGACGCTGGTAGTGGCGAGGAACTTGAATTGTTTTCCGCCGTGGCGCTGCTGGCAGCGTCATGCCGCTCATAAACGCTTTCGCGGTCGTCCACATGGCTTCCGCCGCTGGACTCTTGCCACGAATGACCAACCGGGCGCAACGGCGGCAGCGCGGCGAATTCGGTCGGCTTTGGCTTCGATGGATCTTCGCTTTGGGCGCGATACAGCGGGTTGGCCGAAGCGCGTGTGCGGCTGTTGGACGCCAACAATTCGTCCGCGCGGCCGTCGCCCAGCTTGGGGCTTCCTTCTTTTACCCAGGCGAGCCATTTGTCTTGCAAGACGGCCAGATTCTCGTACCCGTAGTGATGCTTGATCGTTTCCGACCATTTCTCGGCTTTCAACCCATCGCCGACAAATTCGAGAAACTTTTGCTTACCCCCTTGCTCAATCAAAAATCGCGCCAGCGAAAATCCTTGCGAATAGAGCGGCATTACGTCTTTCGGGTAATCTTTCATCGCGAACATTTGATGAAAGGCGATACCTCGATTCGTCTTCAAAAAGCTGATGAGCATTTGCTGCTGCTTGGATTTTTCGGCGATATGCTCGACCGTGGTGCATGCGCCTTCGTCGGCCCAACGAGGCAACGGGCGGCGAAAATGGCTGGCGAAAATCGTGTGGGTCACTTCGTGCGGCAACACGCTGTCGAGCAATCGCTGCTCGTTGCCTTGAATCTTCATGTCCCAGCCGAAAACTTCGCCGCGGTCGAATACGAAGCTGGTCGCACCGCCGGCCCCCAGGTGCGGCGCCACTTCGGCGACGATTGGGCACGGCTTCGACCAATTGGGCATCGGCCTGCCGAGCCATTCGATCGCCAGATCGCGACGATATTTCTCGGCGGCTTTGCCGATCTTGTCGGCCAATTCGGGAGTAGGGGCGTCTACCGTGAAATTGGGCGTCCGAGTGCTGGCGCCCATCGAAACAATCAAGATAAGCACGACGACGGCCGGGAAGAAGCGAGCTTCCATGCTCCAGGTCTCCGATAATGGTGTGGCGGGGCGGAAACGTCTCGAACCGCATTCCGTGCGGGTCGGCAGGTAGGCAGGTCTGCAAAACCGAGCGATACCAGAAATCAAGCGCAAATCGCCAATGCTGGCGGACGATCGGCTCGCAGAAACTACCGTGGGTCAGGTGGGTTGCATCTCTTGTGCCTTACGGCGGCTGAACGGGATGTTTTGCGTCGTAAAGCCTTGCTTGGGCAGGAACAACGAAAACTTCCGGTCGTGTTGCGGCGGCCAGGCTATCGGCCAAACCGTCGGTAAACTTTACATGATTTTACTAGTTTCACGCAGAAAGCTCCTAGAGCGATTTTTTTGCTAGAAGAGCGCGAAATGAGATGCCCAGCCAGCCTCAGGGCAATTGAAGAAGGCGAACGAACGATTTGTAGACAGTTCGTGCCGGAGGCGATCCTTGGAATAATCTGGTTCAGAAGGCGGCTCGGCCCTCATCGCAGGGCGTATTCAGAACAATTTCGCATAGCCGGTGCAGCTTGACCGAACGAAACCCTGCGGAGATCAGCCACTATACCCACTCCGGCGGCTCAGGATCGAGCTTTGTCGTGTCACCGGCGGACGCCATTCGGCGCGGGGCAATGCCTGGAAATTGCGTTGTGCCGGCGCGCCGCGACACTCGTTTTCGCATCGCGATTGCCCTGAGTCAACGTTGGGGCAGCAAGTTCCTTGCTTTCAAGCAATCTGCCTTAGTCCACCCCCGCCTTCGCACCGGCGATTAACGAGATAAATTCGCGGTTTGTTTTAAACTTCGCAAGCTGCTTGGTAAGCTGCTCCATCGCATCCACATGATGCATGTTCGACAGCGTCCGCCGTAGCATCGTGACGGCGTGCAGCGTGTCAGGGTCGAGCAGCTTTTCTTCGCGCCGCGTACCCGACTGCGAAATGTCCAGCGACGGCCACACTCGACGGTCGGCCAGCTTGCGATCGAGCACCAGTTCCATGTTACCGGTCCCTTTGAACTCCTGGAAAATCGCCTCGTCCATGCGGCTGCCGGTATCGATTAGTGCGGTCGCCATAATCGTGAGCGACCCCCCTTCCTCGAAGACGCGAGCCGTGGCAAACAGCTTCTTGGGGATATCGAGCGCTCGAATGTCGAGGCCGCCGGTCGCCGTGCGATCGCCGCGGGTGACCTTGTTGAACGCCCGTGCCATGCGGGTAATCGAGTCCATCAGCAAGAACACATCTTTGCCCATTTCCGCCAACCGCTTGGCGCGCTCGACGGCCAGTTGGGCCAATCGTACGTGGCTTTCGACGTCTCGATCCAGGCTGCTGGCGATTACATCTCCGCGGACATTACGCCGCATATCCGTCACTTCTTCTGGGCGCTCGTCGATGAGCAGCATGATCAAATGCATCTCAGGATAGTTTTCCGAGATCGCTTGGCTCACTTGCTGGAGCAAAATCGTCTTGCCGGTGCGCGGTGGGGCCACAATCAGCGCTCGCTGCCCCTTGCCGATTGGCGTGAGCAAGTCGATCACTCGTGTGGTAATCGGCTGCTGCCCGGTTTCGAGCTGTAACCAGCTTTCGGGATTGATTGGAGTCAATTGATCAAACGATTTCACATTGGGATAGTCTTCGGGCTTCATGCCGTCGACGTCCATGATTTCCTTCAACCGCGGGCCTTGCTGTCGCCGGCCGGCTTGAACCATACCGCTGACAAGCACGCCCTCGCGGAGCCGAAACTTTTCGATCATCGTTCCGGGCACAAAGGGGTCGCTGCGCTCACGCGAAAGATTGTTGGTTATGGTGCGCAGAAACCCATAGCCGTTGGGGTGCAATTCCAGCACTCCGCTGCCCGCTTCCAATTCGATTGGCCCTGCGTCCGGACCGTCCGGCAGTGGCTCACCCATATCGGGCGGCAAAGGAGGAGGTGCCAGATCGGGCGAACGATAGCGCCGGTGATAACCTCCAGACCGACCGTTCATGCCGCCACGGCGTCCACCGCCATAGCCGCCACCGCCCCCGTATCCGCCCCCGTCTCCATACCCACCTTTGCCACGGCCACCTCGGCCGCTGCCTCCTTTACGCCTTTTTCCCATTGAAATCACCTAAGAGAGCCAGAACTTAGCGCCAAGCTCGGCGCAGAGAGTTGGACTATCGTCCAAGTAATCAGATTGGCGGCTCGGCTTCATTGACCGACCGTCCCTCTGGAAGGAATGTTTGTTTCCACCAACAAAGATGCAAATCACCTAAAGTTCACTCGAACTAGGCGCAACCATATAGCAACAAGACGCCTCAAGCGTGGCGCTTCAGAGAGCTATACCGAACCGAACAGCAGCGCCACCAGCAGTTGATGC
This window encodes:
- a CDS encoding LacI family DNA-binding transcriptional regulator, which encodes MQITLTDVAKKAETSVSTVSRALDGHPAISSETIERVRQIADDMRYRRVRSQRRANPAKGVLAGRTIGLLSLGLDQSLVSMPVTTEAFRGAQDALVEAGAKSHVFHMPDLSQLPVGFRTDRMDGLILTGPKFPQFAAASDTPALKQLRQLPTVWVVCDPPKAWGDSVVAADFEVGYGAAERLVASGHRNLAFLNPVPDNLMFARREDGFLSAARRLGVDVKCFCRSPAAGWHLPIETPLVAFEPVQLLVDQILASQPRRTAIFAASDSVAALVYCALGIRGLRVGHDISVIAANNTPGLLSVPYPHLATFDIQARTMGTVSVRQLATQISDKQGDKHIPIQVVLKPSFIPGESVCVLADSGSTQGR
- a CDS encoding DUF1559 domain-containing protein, whose translation is MNRRLLGTRNRDGSAGFTLVELLVVIAIIGILIALLLPAVQAAREAARRTQCKNNLKQLSLGFLTHNSTHKTLPAGGWCSWWAGDPDMGYGREQPGGWTYNVLPFIEEGPIREIGKGLSGIRRRRALGTMIEMPVSVFYCPSRRPPKGKSVGAGFINAQPASKVFPNTDYASNGGKYVLPSDQWQNWSSVGTNDAAEAVQKLNAGHKWPVVNTSTCDGTNCMAKALRLAEILDGTSKTYMIGEKYVNVDDYEEARSDWGDNETCMMGYDWDIVRFSVKVPIQDRPGINDWNNFGSAHSGGVQMAFCDGSVQTIGYTIKKETNWSLGMRADGAAIDTTSF
- a CDS encoding dockerin type I repeat-containing protein — its product is MNCKSWYRRFSVMLLAGICTVPLLSSAVHAQSFGINWQGYAADYGLGAFSVSGFGSAFGVDADDWYESQSAASTFDANASNGSVSFSSPSMQGGTANLAWSGSVENLARVVFSPGWAHANDSGASPPNQPHSGEEAVLTGWLFSNLNGAGEGWTIDVQVSGLDDIATHAGVPLAYQVKLIASSDWGWFEPERILGFQPADVSDNDGNSETLNFGLLDLDNSGTFDQPDFWNSGGGHGKSFGGAADSTETFTGDTLSISIAGPNFPSWDPMSRSSLAGVVINFVTPSIPGDFNSDGNVDGADFVAWQTHFPTGSDATLEDGDADGNGTVDGADFVIWQTHFPYPPSPGQAQSVPEPSSVFLALCSSVVAAGIWSLRRIRVNLRKSIAPAAAVLAMVAMGMGTAEQANAQSFGVHWTSGWDGCGPYSIDADFGSAYGIAGADWYDADNPKSSSVTGDTLGYQFSSPSMSGATASIYWNSANIWYSNSTPGWAWSHYQENTVTPESGVTPGLPTNGDEAALAGSLSSTYESATGLGQKIQVSISGLGAIATNNGVPLTYTVTLLASDNGYPKNAVFPPASNTNPNPGFYVENFSPALVADNASNSETVNFDVLPYHPRWGSDPVLPPDQSFVQVQGPFYGSGATGESSTIFTGDTLNITLDGPYDFGGAWGDSGYGVTSLAGFMINFVNNAAPPGNAVPEPNAIALAVLSAIGLFFARRNFASA
- the rho gene encoding transcription termination factor Rho, with translation MGKRRKGGSGRGGRGKGGYGDGGGYGGGGGYGGGRRGGMNGRSGGYHRRYRSPDLAPPPLPPDMGEPLPDGPDAGPIELEAGSGVLELHPNGYGFLRTITNNLSRERSDPFVPGTMIEKFRLREGVLVSGMVQAGRRQQGPRLKEIMDVDGMKPEDYPNVKSFDQLTPINPESWLQLETGQQPITTRVIDLLTPIGKGQRALIVAPPRTGKTILLQQVSQAISENYPEMHLIMLLIDERPEEVTDMRRNVRGDVIASSLDRDVESHVRLAQLAVERAKRLAEMGKDVFLLMDSITRMARAFNKVTRGDRTATGGLDIRALDIPKKLFATARVFEEGGSLTIMATALIDTGSRMDEAIFQEFKGTGNMELVLDRKLADRRVWPSLDISQSGTRREEKLLDPDTLHAVTMLRRTLSNMHHVDAMEQLTKQLAKFKTNREFISLIAGAKAGVD